Part of the Brachyhypopomus gauderio isolate BG-103 chromosome 17, BGAUD_0.2, whole genome shotgun sequence genome, TGTATACTGAAATGTTCTATGAGTATACATTAATGATGAACAAGTATAACATGTCCTGCTACTTCTAATATCTTGACGTTGTAACTACActgtttatatgagtatgtgGTATGACATTTTATGCAAAAAGCCTTTAGTGTACTACCAATACCACGAACGCAGAGGCAACACGCTGAAAGCTTAGAAAATACTGCAAGTCCTGACAATGTTTATAATTTTGGTTCAAACGAATTGGTTTTGTGGAGACCTCCACTGTAGAGGGCACCAAACCATTCAGCAAGAGGTTTAATTACAAATCCCGCGATATTTTGTATGTTAACACGGTCTCCTTGAGGTAAGGTCCTGAAAGCGGCAATATTTTACAGTACTGTAATGTCCTTTGCTGGCGCTTGATATtgtctaaaaataaatatacaacATTGCGCAGTAGCTAAGCTCAATTGCTTGAATCAGAATTCAAATTGTGATGGTTTAAAAGTCAAATGGCTAACTTGCATTGCATGCTAGCTAGCAAACTTACGTCTAGCACAATGATATCCATGTCGATCAGACTAAAGTGTTCTTCACTCTGGCTGTTTGTCACAGAGAAGTAACTagagaaaaaaacacatttgctctTTTTTGTATGATCAGCAGAATTCAGGTTAAATTGTCTTAAAATTGTCGTAACATACTAGCCTTCGGTGTTTGTAATTCTCTGCATCACTTGTTTGTGTGCCCCTTAGACAGCGAATACTATGTTGGTTTTGAGTTGTAATTGCCACGTGTTCAGAAAGCCCAGAGTACACTGGTAATAAAATGATTGTGACTGTATAATATGTCCTGAAAATTGCTCAAGCTGTTTTTCTGTTAATCACTTCCCATATTCTTTTTCAACATGTAGGTCTTTTGCCACATTAAGCAGAATGTGTGAGCAACCACAGACTAAAGCTTCAAACGTTCTGGCCTTTCATTCAGAAACTCACAAGGATTCGATCCTGAATAAATTCAACCACCTGAGGAAAAGAGAGATACTTTGTGACATAACTCTTGTTGTGGAAGACATTTATTTCAAGGCACACAAGGCTCTACTGGCTGCAAGTAGTGAATATTTCTCATCAATGTTTACTGCAGAAGACCATGTAAGCCAGTCCATCTACAAGCTGGACGGCATGGCTGCAAAGACCTTTGCTTCTGCGCTTGAGTTCATCTACAGTGCGAAAGTGTCTGTGGAGGAGAGCAATACGGAGCAGCTGCTGGATGTGGCCCGCCTGTTAAAGATCAGCGACTTGGTCAAAGCCTACGGAGACCTAAATCAGAGCAACGTGGCAGCTGCCCCAGTGGATGTTTGCTTGCAGGGAGACGCTGACGCACGAGCAGCTGGAACCCCCCCGAAGCGCAAAAGGGGACGTCCGAGAAAGAACGTGGGTCCACAGCTCGAGATGCTTCAGCCACAAAGCCACAAAGACGAGAGGCTCCCAGCTGAGGCACAGAACGAGAGCACAAAACAAATAACCGTGCCTTCTTCTCCAGGAATACCTGAGAGCGCAGAGCCTCCTGGTGGGGGGAACTCTCTCCCCAGGGACCATGACGACGCGGACTACAACCCATCCGAGAACGGGCCTCGCCACAGCAAACGCAAAATAAGGCAGCCAGTAAAACTTAAGGGCTACAGACTGGGTGATGAGTTTAGGGAAGGAGGAGAGACCGTAAAGAGGGGTAGGAAACGGAAGTACCCGGCCACGGAGCCACGCTGTGACGACTGTGGCAAAGTGTTCAAGAACCAtctgtttttaaaaatacatcagCGAACTCATACAGGTAAAAATAAGGTGAAATAAAGGGAAATTAACAATAAGAGCTTGGTAGTGTCagtatgtgtatatttaattgtgtttcattatggaatgcttttttttgtgtttgattTGCATGTAGGTGAGAAACCCTTCCGGTGCCATGTTTGTGGGAACTGcttcacacagaaacacacgctTTTGGTTCATCAACGCATGCACACTGGAGAAAAGCCATTTGTCTGTACTATATGTTCTAAAGCTCTCTCAACAAAGAACTCCCTGCAGGAGCATATGAACCTGCATGCAGGTACACAAAACTATGTAGTATTGTGCTACACTCATAGATAAATTTCATTCAATCCATTTTCCTGTACAGCCAAATTATAGATTTGGtgcatttttgtgtttttttttttcattttccagAAAAGAAATCTTTTAGCTGTGATCAGTGTGGGAAAATCTACAGTCAGAAGAGACAGTTAAAGAGTCATTATCGTGTTCACACGGGGAAAGCCTTACCCGAATGTGCACATTGTCATCACAGATTTATGGATGCAGCACAGCTGAAGAAGCacctgagaacacacacaggtgatggTGACAGCAGGGCTCGAATCTATTGATGAAACCCATGTGTGACTACATCAGGTCCAAGGACATGTAACCAGTTTTGTTACTTTTGTAGGTGAGAAGCCCTTTACGTGTGAGATTTGTGGGAAGTGTTTCACAGCCAAGAGCACACTGCAGACACACATCCGCATCCACAGGTGTACAGTTCCCTGCCTCAATGAGATACTACTTCAAAAGACTTGTTTTATTAACATTTCATGGAATTTAAATGGTGTTTTTGTCAAATAATTGGTTTTACAGTTACAGAGCTAGGCAAAAAATGACAGGGCATAATTGTAGTCTTTTTTTGCATCACCTGTAACTCTAAAACGTAGAATTTGACAAAAACCATCCAAAACCATTTAAAAGTATTCTAACTGCTGAACACTTTTCTTTGATGAAAATGAGAATATATTTCTTTCACCAGTTTTGTACATTATTTGTGTGAGTGAATAAGGTGATATTAACTTTGATATGCACACTGTCCTTCCTCTCACATTTAGAGGCGAGAAGCCATACGTGTGCAACATATGCAACAAGTCGTTCTCCGATCCCAGCGCAAGACGACGTCACGTGGCATC contains:
- the zbtb24 gene encoding zinc finger and BTB domain-containing protein 24 isoform X2 is translated as MCEQPQTKASNVLAFHSETHKDSILNKFNHLRKREILCDITLVVEDIYFKAHKALLAASSEYFSSMFTAEDHVSQSIYKLDGMAAKTFASALEFIYSAKVSVEESNTEQLLDVARLLKISDLVKAYGDLNQSNVAAAPVDVCLQGDADARAAGTPPKRKRGRPRKNVGPQLEMLQPQSHKDERLPAEAQNESTKQITVPSSPGIPESAEPPGGGNSLPRDHDDADYNPSENGPRHSKRKIRQPVKLKGYRLGDEFREGGETVKRGRKRKYPATEPRCDDCGKVFKNHLFLKIHQRTHTGEKPFRCHVCGNCFTQKHTLLVHQRMHTGEKPFVCTICSKALSTKNSLQEHMNLHAEKKSFSCDQCGKIYSQKRQLKSHYRVHTGKALPECAHCHHRFMDAAQLKKHLRTHTGEKPFTCEICGKCFTAKSTLQTHIRIHRGEKPYVCNICNKSFSDPSARRRHVASHSGKKPFTCSVCGLSFARPDNLRAHSKTHNKERVGLQTTAEPGVGSEEVHSLLQLQQYQLPSHAEQEIQLVVTSEVDTLNLVPGQKPGLSIITTEGSSSEGQGHSGLTLLTQPSGHVQNLALVTQDSLDPGAQIQAISMMDGQVSSGQSEQMHVITLTKEAMEQLQVHHRSSEQPSLQHLQVIQQAIPHLSVPAEPLAAQMRLTGEQHSQGHTGAIHISGQASQAISISQTSEQIPSSQIQGQTFQIQAGTVSYLYTTSLAPQN
- the zbtb24 gene encoding zinc finger and BTB domain-containing protein 24 isoform X1, with protein sequence MLVLSCNCHVFRKPRVHWSFATLSRMCEQPQTKASNVLAFHSETHKDSILNKFNHLRKREILCDITLVVEDIYFKAHKALLAASSEYFSSMFTAEDHVSQSIYKLDGMAAKTFASALEFIYSAKVSVEESNTEQLLDVARLLKISDLVKAYGDLNQSNVAAAPVDVCLQGDADARAAGTPPKRKRGRPRKNVGPQLEMLQPQSHKDERLPAEAQNESTKQITVPSSPGIPESAEPPGGGNSLPRDHDDADYNPSENGPRHSKRKIRQPVKLKGYRLGDEFREGGETVKRGRKRKYPATEPRCDDCGKVFKNHLFLKIHQRTHTGEKPFRCHVCGNCFTQKHTLLVHQRMHTGEKPFVCTICSKALSTKNSLQEHMNLHAEKKSFSCDQCGKIYSQKRQLKSHYRVHTGKALPECAHCHHRFMDAAQLKKHLRTHTGEKPFTCEICGKCFTAKSTLQTHIRIHRGEKPYVCNICNKSFSDPSARRRHVASHSGKKPFTCSVCGLSFARPDNLRAHSKTHNKERVGLQTTAEPGVGSEEVHSLLQLQQYQLPSHAEQEIQLVVTSEVDTLNLVPGQKPGLSIITTEGSSSEGQGHSGLTLLTQPSGHVQNLALVTQDSLDPGAQIQAISMMDGQVSSGQSEQMHVITLTKEAMEQLQVHHRSSEQPSLQHLQVIQQAIPHLSVPAEPLAAQMRLTGEQHSQGHTGAIHISGQASQAISISQTSEQIPSSQIQGQTFQIQAGTVSYLYTTSLAPQN